The following proteins come from a genomic window of Acinonyx jubatus isolate Ajub_Pintada_27869175 chromosome C1, VMU_Ajub_asm_v1.0, whole genome shotgun sequence:
- the PRMT6 gene encoding protein arginine N-methyltransferase 6, producing MSQPKKRKLESGGGGEGGEGAEEEDGGEQEAALPRPRRARRERDQLYYECYSDISVHEEMIADRVRTDAYRLGILRNWSALRGKTVLDVGAGTGILSIFCVQAGARRVYAVEASAIWQQAREVVRLNGLEDRVHVLPGPVETVELPEQVDAIVSEWMGYGLLHESMLSSVLYARTKWLKEGGLLLPASAELFVAPISDQMLELRLGFWSQVKQLYGVDMSCLESFATRCLMGHSEIVVQGLSGEDVLARPQRFAQLELARAGLEQELEAGVGGRFRFSCYGSAPMHGFAIWFQVTFPGGDSEKPLVLSTSPFHPVTHWKQALLYLNEPVQVEQDTDISGEITLLPSRDNHRLLRVLLRYKVGDQEEKTKDFAMED from the coding sequence ATGTCGCAGCCCAAGAAAAGAAAGCTTGAGTCGGGGGGCGGCGgcgaaggaggggagggagctgaggaGGAAGATGGCGGAGAGCAGGAGGCGGCCCTGCCGCGACCCCGGAGGGCTAGGCGGGAGCGGGACCAGCTGTACTACGAGTGCTACTCGGACATATCCGTCCACGAGGAGATGATTGCGGACCGCGTCCGCACGGATGCCTATCGCCTGGGCATCCTGCGGAACTGGTCAGCACTGCGGGGCAAGACTGTGCTGGACGTGGGCGCGGGCACCGGCATTCTTAGCATCTTCTGTGTGCAGGCCGGGGCCCGGCGCGTGTACGCGGTGGAGGCCAGCGCCATCTGGCAACAGGCCCGGGAGGTGGTGCGGCTCAACGGCCTGGAGGACCGGGTGCACGTCTTGCCGGGGCCAGTGGAGACGGTGGAGTTGCCGGAGCAGGTGGATGCCATCGTGAGCGAGTGGATGGGCTACGGACTCTTGCACGAGTCCATGCTGAGCTCTGTGCTCTACGCGCGGACCAAGTGGCTGAAGGAGGGCGGTCTTCTCCTGCCGGCTTCCGCCGAGCTCTTCGTGGCGCCCATCAGCGACCAGATGCTGGAGTTGCGCCTAGGCTTCTGGAGCCAGGTGAAGCAGCTCTATGGTGTGGACATGAGCTGCCTGGAGAGCTTCGCCACGCGCTGCCTTATGGGCCACTCGGAGATCGTGGTGCAGGGTTTGTCTGGGGAGGATGTACTGGCCCGGCCGCAGCGCTTTGCTCAGCTGGAGCTGGCCCGCGCCGGCCTGGAGCAGGagctggaggctggggtgggCGGACGCTTCCGCTTCAGTTGCTACGGCTCGGCGCCCATGCACGGCTTTGCCATCTGGTTCCAGGTGACCTTCCCCGGAGGGGACTCGGAGAAACCGCTGGTGCTGTCCACTTCGCCTTTTCATCCGGTCACGCACTGGAAGCAGGCACTCCTCTACCTGAACGAACCTGTGCAAGTGGAACAAGATACGGACATTTCCGGAGAGATCACGCTACTGCCCTCCCGGGATAACCACCGTCTCCTGCGCGTGCTGCTGCGCTACAAAGTAGGCGACCAGGAGGAGAAGACCAAAGACTTTGCCATGGAGGACTGA